DNA from Polaribacter sp. NJDZ03:
ATACTATTTATTATGAAAATAAAACATGTAAATACAAACTATATAGAGTGGTTAAGTGCAGAAGAAATGCATAATGATTCTAAAGAGTGGCGTTTAGAGCTAGAGTTTTTAAATGATGAATATCTTTTTTTTGAAGACTTAATAAAATGGAATACCCTTCAACTAATCGATTTTCAACCTTACGCTAAAAGTAAAGAAACTATAGAAAAATTAAGTAATTCTATAAAAATCAATAATCAGTTAATTCAATTGGTTAGAAAACATGAAAATAGTCTTCAGGTTCTAATTGATGGAATTAATGTATCTAAAGAAGAAGCTTATAAGAAAGAACATAAAACACTTCTTATTTTATTTAAAAATCACTTAAAAGAACACAGAGAGTTTAAACTAAATTTATTTGATACTTTAAAAAAGATCAAAAAAGTAGAAAAACAAAAAAGAATTATAGATGTAGAATAAGTAAAATAGTAAGATAAAGCTGTGTAAAATTGATTTGTAAAAGTTGAATCCGCCCTTTTTAGGGCGGATTATTTTTTTATATAAACTAATATTTACGACTCAAAGCGCTTGTAATTAACTGTTTGTGATGTGTTTTTGTTAAAGTAATCCTAAAACATATTCATTTAAGATCTAGTTAAAATAACAAAAGTAATTTTTTGTAACTTCCAACTTTAATTTTAAACAGACTTTCTATGCCAAATTATACACTTCATATTAACGGAACAGCACGTAAAGTATCTGCAGATGCAGACACACCATTGTTATGGATTTTAAGAGATGAATTCAATTTAGTAGGCACAAAGTTTGGGTGCGGCATTGCACAATGTGGTGCTTGTACAGTTCATATAGACGGTGTTGCAACAAGAAGTTGTCAAATGCAAGTTTCTATTTTAGATGATGTAAAAATAACTACTATAGAAGGATTGTCTACTGATGGAAAACACCCAGTACAAGAAGCTTGGAAAGAGATTGATGTACCACAATGTGGATATTGCCAAGCAGGACAAATAATGACTGCTTCTGCATTTTTATCAGAAAACAAAAACCCTTCAGAAGAAGAAATTAGAGAGGCCATGCACGGTAATATTTGTAGATGTGCTTCTTATAATAGAATTGAAAAAGCAGTAAAAGTTGCTGCAAATAAAATGTCTTAATCATAAAACTACTTCACAAAATGGAATCTATATCAAAGAATAATTTTAGCAGAAGAAACTTTTTAAAGGCATCAGTTTTAGCAAGTGGTGGTTTATTAATTGGGTTTAATTTACTAACAGCTTGCAAGCCAGAAGCAGTAATGCCTGTAGATATTGAAAATTTAAACTTTAATGATTTTAATGCGTTTATTAAAATTTCTGATGACGGCTATGTCACTATTTTTTCACCAAATCCAGAAATAGGGCAAGGTGTAAAAACAGCAATGCCAATGCTTATTGCAGAAGAGTTAGATGTAGATTGGAGTAAAGTTAACGTTGCTCAAGGAAATCTAGACACTAATAATTTTACCAGACAATTGGCTGGTGGAAGTCAATCTATTCGCTTTGGTTGGGATGCTTTAAGACAAACAGGAGCAACTACTAAACAAATGTTGGTAAATGCTGCTGCTGCAAAATGGAATGTAGATGCAAGTACGTGTAAAGCATCAAAAGGAATTATAACCAATGCAAATGGAGATACATTAGGCTATGGAGATGTTGTAAAAGAAGCAGCATTATTAGAAGTGCCAGAGAATGTAAAATTAAAAGAGGCTAAGGATTATACTATTATTGGTCAAGAAATTGT
Protein-coding regions in this window:
- a CDS encoding (2Fe-2S)-binding protein, coding for MPNYTLHINGTARKVSADADTPLLWILRDEFNLVGTKFGCGIAQCGACTVHIDGVATRSCQMQVSILDDVKITTIEGLSTDGKHPVQEAWKEIDVPQCGYCQAGQIMTASAFLSENKNPSEEEIREAMHGNICRCASYNRIEKAVKVAANKMS